The stretch of DNA TACGATCCCGTGCGGCAGCCAGCGCAGCCAGACGGACGGGGGCAGCGGATCCAGCCGCGCGGTCCACAGGTCGTCGCGCAGCACCCGCAGTCCATGCCTGACGCGGCTTTGCCATCGCATCACGCGCCCACTTTAGGGTCTGGCGTGTGGGCCGCCCCGGGGCGATGGGACCGGACCACCCGGGAACGGCGCCGGCCACCGCCCTGCTCACAGGTGCGGAAAGCGGCCCAGCAGACGGTCAGGGCGAGAGCGAAGACCGGGAGCCAGGCCAGCCGGGCCGCCACCCAGCCGAGGTCGTCGGGGGGCGTGTGCAGACCCGGGACGCGGCCGGCGAACAGGCCCATGGCGGTGGTCGCCATCAGGGCCGTCTGATGCCAGAGGAAGATTGTCATCGCGGAGAGGTTGACCAGCGCCACCGCCGCCCAGGCGAGCGGGCGGCACATCGCGCGGCGCAGCCGCTCGCGCAGGAGCAGGGCCAGGCCGCACTGGGCCAGGCCGAAGGTGACGGCCGCCAGGGTCGGCGGGTTGAGGTTGGAGACCGCGGCCCCCGGGATGCCGACCATCGACGCCGGGTAGCCCGCCCAGGCGACGAGGGCCGCGGTCGCCGTCGCGCCGCAGGTCAGCAGGATCCAGCCCGCGCGGCGGCGGTCCAGCTCACCGCGGGTCCACGCCGCGCCCAGGGTGTACGGCACGAGCCAGCCTGCCGGCAGGTTCAGCCAGCCGAGCCAGGAGGGGGCGCCGAGGCCGAAGCGAAGGAGGTCCACGTGCAAAACGACGGCCAGGGGCCACAGGGGACTGAGCCGGGTGAGCAGGGGGGTCGCCGCCGTCAGCAGGGCGAAGACCAGGAGGAACCACAAGGGGGACAGAGCCAGCTTCACGAGGGTGCGGACCGTGTCGGGGTCCGCACCGGTCAGGAGGAGGGCGGCGGCGGTGACCGTCCAGAGGGCCAGTACGGCCGCGACCGGCCTGAACAGCCGGGACAGGCGGGCGCGGAGCCACCGCGGGTAGCTGGTCCCGCGGGCGCGGGCCGAAAGGTGGCCGCGGGTGGCGACGTGCCCGCCGACGAGGAAGAACACGGCGAGGGTCTGGAACACCCAGGAGATCGGGGCCAGGGCGGGCAGGTAGTGGAGGGGGCTCGCGGTGCGCAGGGTGGGGTGGGACTGGGTGCGGGTGTCCGCGACCAGGGCCGTGACCAGCCAGTGCCCCAGGACCACGCCGAGGATGGCGACGGCGCGCAGGGCGTCCACCGCCCGGTCCCGGTGCGGTGGGGTCTGGATGTGAAGGCGGTCGGCGGAGGCTCGTACGCGGGTGAGTACCGGTGTGAGGCGGTCAGTCACCTTGCACCTCGTTCGTGGCGCCCAGGACGATCCGGGCCAGGTTGGTCAGTGACGGGGAGCCGGGCGCGAAGTAGGCGCTGTGGCCGCCGCTTCCGGCCGTGAACCGGCGGGCGCCGAAGGCGGGGTCCATGGGGTCGGTGCCCAGGCCGACGGTTGTGCCGAAGAGGTCGGCGTGGACGTGCGGCACGTTCGCCACCCAGTCGCCGGTGCCGCGGGCCGCCCAGACCCGGGCCCGGGTGTTCAGCGCGGACGCGGAGTCCGCGCCGGTGCCGGGGCTGCCGATGAGGGCGATGTCGTTCACGTCCAGGCCTGCCGCGGCGCGCCCGCACACCACCGAGCCGTAGGAGTGGCACACCAGGGTGATGTGCGGGGCCCGCCCCGCCACGGCACGCAGGTCGCGTATCAGCTCCCGCAGGTGCGGGGCCGCCTGTTCGGCGCGGCCCGCGGTGAGCACCGAGGTGCTCACCGTGCCCGGCGTCTCGTAGCCGAGCCAGGCGACGACCGCTGGGCGCGGACCGGCCGCGGTCTCGCGGCCGAGTTCCTGGTAGAGGGCGAGTGCGCCCTTCCGGAAGCGGTCGTAGGTGTCCAGGGAGGTGTCGGAACCGGGGACGAGGACCGCTGTGCGGTCGGCGTGCGCCAAGTCGCCGAACACCTCCGTCACGCGGCCGGAACCGCGGCCGTCGAAGGAGAGCAGATGGCGGGAGGGGGACGCCAGCGCGTGGTCCACGGCCGCGCGGTGGGTGTCGCCGTGCGCCGCGGCCATGCCGGAGGCGCGGGCCGCGTCGGCGCGGTTCGCCCCGTAGGCCGCGTCGAGGGTGGTCCGGGTCAGGGGCGCGAGCACCGCCGGGGCGGGCGCGGGGATCCGGGGGCGGGCCGCGGCCGACAGAGGCACCACCACGGCGGCCATGACGAGGAGGGCGAGCAGGGCCCGCCGCCGCCGACCGGTCTTGGTCCCGATCCCCGGCACCATCTCCCGCCCGGCACGTGGACCCGCTGCGGTCCCGGCACTCGGGCCCGCTCCCGGCCCGGCACCCGGACCGGTCTCCGAGCCCGCGTTCGCGCCGCGCGGCCGCGGGCCCCGCCCTGAACCGGCCGCCGAGCCGGCGTTCCGACCCGCACGCGGCCCCGCGTGCAGACCCGCAACCGCATCCCGGTCCGGCCGCGGCCCCACGTCCAGGCCCACGCCCGAATGCTCGACCGCGCCCGCAAGCGGAGCCGCCCCCGAACCGACCCCCGAACCCGCAATCGGAGCCGCACCCGCACCCCGCCTCGCGGCTATGCCCCGTCTCTCCCGCCCACGCCCCACGGCTCATCCCCTCCGGCTCCGACCGGCCGTCGGGCCGGTCCGGAAGGGAAATTACGGATCCGGAGCAGTAGCTCGCGTCACGCCAGGGAGGTGTTCGCGGCCGTAGCTCTCAAGTACTACGGGTACGACCCGCACCGGGTTGCCCGGCCGAAGTCACCACGCCAGCTGGGCGATCTCCTCCGCCACC from Streptomyces sp. 6-11-2 encodes:
- a CDS encoding acyltransferase, with the translated sequence MTDRLTPVLTRVRASADRLHIQTPPHRDRAVDALRAVAILGVVLGHWLVTALVADTRTQSHPTLRTASPLHYLPALAPISWVFQTLAVFFLVGGHVATRGHLSARARGTSYPRWLRARLSRLFRPVAAVLALWTVTAAALLLTGADPDTVRTLVKLALSPLWFLLVFALLTAATPLLTRLSPLWPLAVVLHVDLLRFGLGAPSWLGWLNLPAGWLVPYTLGAAWTRGELDRRRAGWILLTCGATATAALVAWAGYPASMVGIPGAAVSNLNPPTLAAVTFGLAQCGLALLLRERLRRAMCRPLAWAAVALVNLSAMTIFLWHQTALMATTAMGLFAGRVPGLHTPPDDLGWVAARLAWLPVFALALTVCWAAFRTCEQGGGRRRSRVVRSHRPGAAHTPDPKVGA
- a CDS encoding alpha/beta hydrolase → MVPGIGTKTGRRRRALLALLVMAAVVVPLSAAARPRIPAPAPAVLAPLTRTTLDAAYGANRADAARASGMAAAHGDTHRAAVDHALASPSRHLLSFDGRGSGRVTEVFGDLAHADRTAVLVPGSDTSLDTYDRFRKGALALYQELGRETAAGPRPAVVAWLGYETPGTVSTSVLTAGRAEQAAPHLRELIRDLRAVAGRAPHITLVCHSYGSVVCGRAAAGLDVNDIALIGSPGTGADSASALNTRARVWAARGTGDWVANVPHVHADLFGTTVGLGTDPMDPAFGARRFTAGSGGHSAYFAPGSPSLTNLARIVLGATNEVQGD